The following nucleotide sequence is from Pseudobacteroides sp..
GTTTAGCTTTTCCATATCCATAACGGTTTCTATTTCATAATACCCGTGGGTTGATACCCCCCCCATCTCAAGGCCGCTGTTTCTTCCCATAAAATATGCCATCTGTACTTCTGTTAATGGAAATGTCTCATATAGATTTTCTTTGTCTAAGCTTTTCTCTGCATAACGAACAATCCTAGTTTCGCTTCTGTGTTTTAAAATGTACTCTCCAACTGCTATAATATTACTTAATTTTATAAAATCCTTAACTGGTATGTCGGCATTGAACTTTTTATGAATTTCTTCTAAAATCTGCATCATTTTCAGAGAGTCCCCGCCAACACTAAAAAAATCATCATCACGTCTAATTTTTGTGTTGTCCAAAATTTCTGACCATATCTTTAAAAGCTCAAATTCAACCTCACTTTCTATCGGATATGTTTTTAAAGACTCATCTATGCTAGGCTCAGAAGTTGAAGATATCATAGATATTACATCTTGAAATTCTTCATTTAAATACTGTTTTGCCAACTTATATCGCTGTAACTTGCCACTAGTAGTTCTTGGAATAACCTTAACAGGAATAGCATGAGTTATTGTTTGTCCGGTCTTCTTATTTACATGCTTTTTAATCTTTTCTGCTATATGTAGAAAATCCTCCAGCTTTCTCTTATACTGAATAAAGACTATCATCTCTTGTCTATGAATTCTATCATTTGTCAGACCACAAGCCGCAACTTTACCCATTTCAACTTCTTCCAATTCTTCACAAATACGTTCTATATCATGTGCGAAAAAATTTTGTCCGTTTAAAAAAATTACATCTTTTTTCCTGCCTGTTATCACCAATCTCCCGTCTTTAATAAAACCGAGATCCCCAGTTCTTAAAAAACCTTCAATAAATAAGTCTTCATTTGCTTCTTTATTGTTATAATAGCCTTGTGTTACATTTGGTCCTTTTATTACAATATTCCCAATTTCACTTTCGTTAAGTAGAACGTCATTATCATCAAGAATCTTTATTTCAACACCTGAAAGCGGAGATCCCACATCTGCAAATTCTATAAAGTTGGTATCAATATCATCTACATAAGTAACTTCATTAGATTGTGTAAAAGCTGCCCTATTGATTTTATGGCTCTTTTCAACTTCTTCTAAATTAGGAAATGTTACTGCAAGACAGGCTTCTGCCATTCCATAGACCAAAAACATTGCTGTATCATTTAAACTGCATTGCTTGAACTTATTCTTAAATTTCCTTACAACATCCATTGAGATTGGCTCTGCACCATTATATATTTGTCTAATGGTGGAAAAATCTATTTCTTCTAATGCTTTATCAGGAATCTTTTCAACCAACCATGATAGTGCAAAATTTGGACAACCAAATACCGTTGCCTTAAATTTTGTGACTTTTTCCAGAAACAACAGTGGTCTTTTAATAAATGTTTCAGGAGAAATGATAAATTGATTACCCTTAGTTTTTACGAAGGTAAGATGCATTCCTATCATACCCATATCATGAGTAAGAGGCATCCAATTTGCAACAAAATCATTACTTGTTATCTTTCCAGAAGAGATGATCTGATTTATATTATACGATAAATTTTCATGGGTGAGCATAACACCCTTAGGATTCCCTGTACTCCCTGAAGAGAACTGGATAAATGCTATGTCTTTTAAATCGGGATTATATGGAATCAAATTATTTTCTTTTCTTTCTAAATCTTCAATACATACTATTTTGCTATTCAGTTCTCCATTATCTATCATCGAATGAAAAATACTTTCAAATTCTTTTTCTGTAACAATTATATGTTTTTCTAACTGATGGCATACATTTTTAAGTTTTAAGTACCACTCGGAATTCTTTGCACCTGTGGATGATATAGTTAATGGTACCGGTATAATCCCTCCTGCAATACATGCCCAAAACAAATTTATAAAATTAAATTCACTTTTTAATTGGAATATTACCATGTCTCCTTGTTTTAAACCAAGTTGCCGCAATCCCCCCATTAGTTTAATTGCATTTGCATATAGTTCAAAATAAGATTGAAAGAACTCAGTTCCATCACCTGAAATAAAGTAAATTCCAGAAGTATTCCTCGAACTTTTTTCTGATGCTTCTTTTAAGTTCTCAAACAAAGTTGTCTTTATTATATTTTTTAATCCTTTATCTTTAGATTTAATATGTGCTTTCATATAATTTGTTCCAGCCCCCATCTGTTTAAAATTGTAAATACACCACTTTTCTATTGGCAATTGATTCCTCTTCCAGCTTATCAGTATAACTTAATCATCCAAGTTTGTCAATTGTATCTAAGTTAGATCAATTTAGATTCAACAGTTATAATAAGCATTTCAGGCCTCGCTAGAATTGACATTCAATAATTGTCGATTCTAACAAGGCCTAATTATAATAATTTTTTCCCATAAAATAGCCGTAATATATCTCTCAAACTTAAGATGCATTCAACTTATACCCTGATGCTCCAATTCTTAATATTGTTGAAGACACCTATTTGAGAAGCAGGACATTATGAAAGAATATAATACTGTTTTTAGTGTAAGAGCTGCAACAATGGACAAAACATAGGCATCCAAACAAATCCCTACGGTGGAGACTTGATAAATATTGGCATGAAAAGAACGGCAAAAGATGGCTTTTTATGGTTGCAGTGGATTTGAGGGTCAGAATATTACTGTGGTGCCGGACGAGAATCAAATATTTGTAATTCAGTCAACTCCTACTGCCAGGGGTAAAGAATATGACGATATTATCAAGCTGTTTAGAGATGGAATGCAGACATTAAAGAACAGATTTGATCATTGTTCATATTTAGTTCATATTTATATAGTAAAATTAAATTAAAGAATTTATTCAGGCCAATAATAACTAATGAAGAGTAAAAGGAGCAGATATATTATGGAGAGTAAAAAAAATATAAATATAAAGCAAATAAAAACAGAGCTAACTCGATTTATGATGTCTTATAAATTTGCATTGGATGAGGTTAATACAAAGATTGATATTTTGAGGCAAGAGTTTCGCTATATTCATGACTATAATCCTATTGAGCATGTTAAATCTCGTCTAAAGACGCCTGAAAGCATTGTAAAAAAAGTTAACAGAAAAGGACATGAACTAACAGTATCTTCAATAAAAGAAAATATCCGAGATATTGCTGGCATTCGAATTACTTGTTCCTTTATTTCCGATATTTATGAATTAAGAGACATGCTGCAAAATCAAAAAAATATCAAGGTAATTGAATGCAAGGATTATATAAAGAATCCTAAGCCTAATGGTTATAAAAGCTTGCATTTGATATTACAAATACCTATTTTTATGTCTGACAGAGCAGATGATGTCTATGTTGAAGTTCAAATAAGAACAATTGCTATGGACTTCTGGGCTAGTTTAGAGCATAAAATTTACTATAAATATGACAAAGAAATTCCTGAAGGTTTGAAGGAAGAGCTTAAGATGGCAGCAGATACGGTATCACAACTCGATGAGAAAATGGAGAGTATTCATAAAGAGGTTAGTCAATTTAAAGAGAAGGAAGATTTAAATGATGGACTGCAGGAAGTATTTATTGATAATGAAAGATTCAATATTCCCCACGATTTTTTAACAAAGTATATGCAATCATGGGGATAATGAAAATTATGTAAAATGGAATTACTAATCGGATAAGGGGATTTCAAAAATACATTATCCAAGTGTTTTTTATATAATACATATAATATCATCAATTCCCCCCTTGAAAAAAACATTATCGTGCCTTAAAATAATTCCCGGAGGCGAATTTGATGAAACTTGGATTTTGCGGTGGTGCACAAGAGGTTGGTGCAAGCTGTATTCTATTACAATTGGATGGTAAAAATATAGTTCTGGACTGTGGAATGAGAATGGGAAGTACAAGGGAATACCTGCCTGATCTCAGTATAGTCCAGGAAAACGGCGGTGTTGATGCTATTGTTATCAGCCATGCCCACATGGACCATACCGGAAGTCTTCCGGTACTTAGCAGGGAATATCCTGAAGCCAAGATATACATGACCCATGCAACCAAAGACCTTGTCCGTGTTCTGTTGTTTGATAGCCTGAAAATTATGGAGTACCGTGAAGCGGAAATACCTATTTTTGCTGAAGTTCATGTAAAAAACATGCTTGACAGGATACTATGCTTTTCACCTGGTTTTACCTTCAAACCTTTTGATAATGATATCTCAATCACATTTTACAACGCAAGCCATGTAGCCGGGGCTGCCGCCATATATATAAGCGGCAGAGAAGGAGCCTTCTTCTACAGCGGAGACTTTTCCCTCCAGCCTCAAAAAACTGTTGAAAAGGCCTCATTTCCAAAGCTTCGTCCTGATATTGCCGTCATAGAATCCACTTATGGAGACAGGCTGCATTCCAGTAGGGAAACGGAAGAAAGAAAGCTTGTTGAAAAGGTTGGAGAAATAATTAAAGCAGGCAAAAAGATCTTAATCCCTGCTTTTGCACTCGGAAGAGCCCAGGAAGTGATTCTAATACTCAAATCATCGATAAATAAGGGTATTCTCCCCCCTTTTAGGATTTATACAGACGGCATGGTCAATGATATTTGCCGGGTATACAAACTTAACCCGAATTATCTTAAAAGGCAGCTGTCAAAAAGAATATTTAAAGGAATAGATATCTTTTTTGATGATAATGTTACAGCAGTAACAAATAAACAACAACGTGAAGAAATAATAAATTCCAAGGAACCCTGCTGTATTATTTCCAGTTCGGGTATGCTCACAGGAGGTCCAAGCCAGTGGTATGCTGAAAAGCTTGCTTCTGACGAAGGAAATTTCATAGCCATAACAGGCTACCAGGATGAAGAATCACCTGGACATCAGCTATTGGAACTATCGGAAAATACCATTGATGGTGAAAGGGTCTTAAAACTGGGTGAATTAACTGTGCCTATTAGATGCGGTATAGGAAAGTTCGGCCTTTCTGCCCATGCTGATAAAACCGGAATAATTTCACTCACACACTCCCTAAGTGCAAAAAGGGTATTTTTCATACATGGAAATAGGGAAATAACATCTTCACTCGCAAATGAAGTTCAAAAAGAGTACCAAGGACGTATTTATGTGCCTGCAAACAGCGATATATATGAAATAAACCTCACAAATCCCAGAAAACAATTAACCAAGACTGAGCTTAGCTCATTGAAAAAATCCGAAACCCTTACTAAGGATAATATAAAAGAATTATGGCATTATATCATTAAAACATACGGTAATGGCAGAGCATTTACAATTGAAGAAATTTTCTTTATCTGGTCGGGACGGGAGATCAGAGAAAATGAGGTTAATGAATTTATTATCCTTATAAACACATCTTCATATTTCGAAGCAGATTTAAAGTACCCGTTTATGTTTCATGCAATTGAAGAAGATATAATAGCAGCAATTGACCAAAAGGGACCTATGGAATCTAACTCAATGCTCTCTCTAGTAGATTCACATTTCCCTAAGGAGGCAGGCATTTATAAAAAGGGTGCCCGATTTGATGAGAAGGTAGCCCTCATTTATTTTAATTTTCCTCAGGCTGCTTCTAAAAAATATGAAAATGATATAAAATCCTTTGAAGAAATATCCGGTTGGACAGTTGAAACCAATGAAGACTGTAATCTTTTGGCTGTGCAGAATCTGATAATTTCGTTACTCCCTTCCAATGCAGAATTAACTGGATCAGTATCATATTACAGGAATGAAAATCGTATAAAAGCTGCTTTGAGTGAAGAAATTAACGAAGAGACCAAAGAAAAAATTTGCTGTGAATTTCTTAACCTCTCAGGCATTAACCTGGAATTGGTAACTCCAGGTCAGAAAACAACTTCAGCACAAATTCCTGTTAAAAAATATGATTTCCAGATGGAACAAAATCAAGCACTTTCCTTGATTGACGAGGCTTTTCGGGATAAACCCGACAAGCTTTACCGAAAAAGCATCAAGTCTATAGACGGCGAAGGCTCTATAGAACTCTCTTTTATCTCCCCTGCTATCGGAGAAAAATACCGTTCTTTGATAGATGAGTTGGAAAGCAGGATCAGATGGAGTTTGAGAATAAATCCCACGCCGAACCAGAATGAAATATTCAATACAGGTACAAGATTGTTTATGCAAAAGGGTATTCCTCTTAAAAAAAATCTCGCATATCTGCCAAAGGAAATGGTTATAAAGGCTGTTGTCAGTTCTATTGAGCCCGAAATGGAACAAACCATAAAAAATGAATTTTGGGATAAAACCGGCATGGAACTGATTATTATTAACAGCTAACGACTACTACTATTTATCATCTGCTTTTTTAACCATGCCTTCCATCTTCTTTTTTACTTCCTGTGGCAATGCATCAACAAGGTAATTGCGATCTATTCCTATCATTTCTCTATATTCAGTCATCATTTTGTTATTGGCACCTACAATCTCAGCCTGCAGCTCCCTGGCAGACAACAAGGAACACCCCTCACCTCTTACAATCATCTGCTGTAAACCGTCTGATGTAGCAACTGTAATATTATAGTTTTTCTTATTATCATGAGCAAATTTTTCAATATAATTGTCCGCTGTCTGTGCCTCCCTGGTATATACCAAGTGGATATTATAATAATCAATTACCTCTTCACGATGTCCCTGAACACGATAAGCATCAAACACGGCAATGATCACACATTTCCGAATGGACTGGTAATTACTGAGAATGTCAAGCAATTTTATTTTTGCAGAATCCATGTTTTCATCTGCAAGCTCTTTAAGCTCCGGCCATGCAAAGATAATATTGTAGCCATCCACAAGAAGATAATCCGCTTTTGCTTCCTTTGGTCGGCTAGTATTAGCGGCAGGTTTATGGTTGCTTTCATAATATGTCTTTTCTCTTTTCCAGACAGCCTTCCTGCCTTGGTTTGCATAGAAGGTTTTATTGATAATTTGATCAATTTCCTCCAAGCTGATTGACCTTTCTTCTGAATATGATTTGTACTTTGGGTTTGTTACATCTAAATGAGATTTCTTCAAATAGCTTTCAACATGCATGTAATTCTTTACTTCATTCCATTCCACCAGAAAGCCTGTACCTTGGGCACAAAACACAGAACCTGTAGGATTAGCCAAATCTCTCTCAGAATCGTATCCTATGCGTTCTATAACCTCATTTGCATTATGGCATGGCTCATATCCTTTAAGGCTGCAAAACAACCTTCCAATACCTTTTGTATAGGCCATTACCTCCTTCTGATAATTCCTCATAGTTATAACAGGTGCACTCCCTACAAGAACTGCCATATCGCCATTTATCTGGGAAATCTCGGATGTGCCATGCATTTTCTCAATATCAGTCATAGCCCTTCCCACCATTTTCTCAGGCAGCTCCAACTGGAAGGAGTAATAAGGCTCCAACAAAATGGATTCCGCCTCCTTTAAGCCCTGCCGCACTGCACGGTAGGTGGCCTCTC
It contains:
- a CDS encoding MBL fold metallo-hydrolase, translating into MKLGFCGGAQEVGASCILLQLDGKNIVLDCGMRMGSTREYLPDLSIVQENGGVDAIVISHAHMDHTGSLPVLSREYPEAKIYMTHATKDLVRVLLFDSLKIMEYREAEIPIFAEVHVKNMLDRILCFSPGFTFKPFDNDISITFYNASHVAGAAAIYISGREGAFFYSGDFSLQPQKTVEKASFPKLRPDIAVIESTYGDRLHSSRETEERKLVEKVGEIIKAGKKILIPAFALGRAQEVILILKSSINKGILPPFRIYTDGMVNDICRVYKLNPNYLKRQLSKRIFKGIDIFFDDNVTAVTNKQQREEIINSKEPCCIISSSGMLTGGPSQWYAEKLASDEGNFIAITGYQDEESPGHQLLELSENTIDGERVLKLGELTVPIRCGIGKFGLSAHADKTGIISLTHSLSAKRVFFIHGNREITSSLANEVQKEYQGRIYVPANSDIYEINLTNPRKQLTKTELSSLKKSETLTKDNIKELWHYIIKTYGNGRAFTIEEIFFIWSGREIRENEVNEFIILINTSSYFEADLKYPFMFHAIEEDIIAAIDQKGPMESNSMLSLVDSHFPKEAGIYKKGARFDEKVALIYFNFPQAASKKYENDIKSFEEISGWTVETNEDCNLLAVQNLIISLLPSNAELTGSVSYYRNENRIKAALSEEINEETKEKICCEFLNLSGINLELVTPGQKTTSAQIPVKKYDFQMEQNQALSLIDEAFRDKPDKLYRKSIKSIDGEGSIELSFISPAIGEKYRSLIDELESRIRWSLRINPTPNQNEIFNTGTRLFMQKGIPLKKNLAYLPKEMVIKAVVSSIEPEMEQTIKNEFWDKTGMELIIINS
- a CDS encoding GTP pyrophosphokinase family protein, which translates into the protein MESKKNINIKQIKTELTRFMMSYKFALDEVNTKIDILRQEFRYIHDYNPIEHVKSRLKTPESIVKKVNRKGHELTVSSIKENIRDIAGIRITCSFISDIYELRDMLQNQKNIKVIECKDYIKNPKPNGYKSLHLILQIPIFMSDRADDVYVEVQIRTIAMDFWASLEHKIYYKYDKEIPEGLKEELKMAADTVSQLDEKMESIHKEVSQFKEKEDLNDGLQEVFIDNERFNIPHDFLTKYMQSWG
- a CDS encoding non-ribosomal peptide synthetase, with translation MPIEKWCIYNFKQMGAGTNYMKAHIKSKDKGLKNIIKTTLFENLKEASEKSSRNTSGIYFISGDGTEFFQSYFELYANAIKLMGGLRQLGLKQGDMVIFQLKSEFNFINLFWACIAGGIIPVPLTISSTGAKNSEWYLKLKNVCHQLEKHIIVTEKEFESIFHSMIDNGELNSKIVCIEDLERKENNLIPYNPDLKDIAFIQFSSGSTGNPKGVMLTHENLSYNINQIISSGKITSNDFVANWMPLTHDMGMIGMHLTFVKTKGNQFIISPETFIKRPLLFLEKVTKFKATVFGCPNFALSWLVEKIPDKALEEIDFSTIRQIYNGAEPISMDVVRKFKNKFKQCSLNDTAMFLVYGMAEACLAVTFPNLEEVEKSHKINRAAFTQSNEVTYVDDIDTNFIEFADVGSPLSGVEIKILDDNDVLLNESEIGNIVIKGPNVTQGYYNNKEANEDLFIEGFLRTGDLGFIKDGRLVITGRKKDVIFLNGQNFFAHDIERICEELEEVEMGKVAACGLTNDRIHRQEMIVFIQYKRKLEDFLHIAEKIKKHVNKKTGQTITHAIPVKVIPRTTSGKLQRYKLAKQYLNEEFQDVISMISSTSEPSIDESLKTYPIESEVEFELLKIWSEILDNTKIRRDDDFFSVGGDSLKMMQILEEIHKKFNADIPVKDFIKLSNIIAVGEYILKHRSETRIVRYAEKSLDKENLYETFPLTEVQMAYFMGRNSGLEMGGVSTHGYYEIETVMDMEKLN